One window from the genome of Leucobacter aridicollis encodes:
- a CDS encoding DUF917 domain-containing protein encodes MSWTLTAADLPDLARGATLLGTGGGGDPYIGQMLVQQVLGDGGITILDPDELADDMFVIPTAQMGAPTVMVEKIPAGTEPLAALRTLETHLGRAAEATMPIECGGVNSMIPLIVAAESGLPVVDADGMGRAFPELSMETFAVYGVQGSPLALAGERGEHVIIDTGIDNRQMESFARAITIRLGGVGHIAEYAMTGADVRRTAIPRTLSMALALGRAIRIAREEHRSPFAALADALSATLYSHVRELHVGKVVDVERRTTEGFARGRAVIEAVDGSGEPVVIAFQNENLTAYRGEELLAIVPDLICIVDHETAEPITTEGLRYGQRVRVLGISTPDLMRTPEALDTFGPSAFGLTETFVPVETLSGAPIAGAAGGAADGAAAPVR; translated from the coding sequence GTGAGCTGGACACTGACCGCTGCCGACCTTCCCGACCTGGCGCGCGGTGCCACCCTGCTTGGCACGGGCGGCGGGGGCGACCCCTACATCGGGCAGATGCTCGTCCAACAGGTCCTCGGGGACGGCGGGATCACCATCCTCGATCCCGACGAGCTCGCCGACGACATGTTCGTGATCCCGACCGCTCAGATGGGCGCCCCGACCGTGATGGTCGAGAAGATTCCCGCCGGCACCGAACCGCTCGCGGCGCTCCGCACGCTGGAGACGCACCTCGGGCGGGCAGCGGAGGCCACAATGCCGATTGAGTGCGGCGGCGTGAACTCGATGATCCCGCTCATCGTGGCGGCAGAGTCCGGCCTCCCAGTTGTTGACGCTGACGGGATGGGGCGCGCATTCCCGGAGCTCTCCATGGAAACGTTCGCCGTCTACGGCGTGCAGGGGTCGCCGCTCGCTCTCGCGGGCGAGCGCGGCGAGCACGTCATTATCGACACCGGCATCGACAACCGCCAGATGGAATCGTTCGCCCGGGCGATCACGATCCGGCTCGGCGGCGTCGGCCACATCGCCGAATACGCCATGACCGGAGCGGATGTGCGTAGGACCGCGATCCCGCGTACCCTCTCGATGGCACTCGCGCTCGGGCGGGCGATCAGGATCGCGCGCGAGGAGCACCGCTCCCCCTTCGCAGCGCTCGCTGACGCGCTGTCGGCGACGCTGTACTCGCACGTGCGCGAGCTGCACGTGGGGAAGGTCGTCGACGTCGAGCGCCGGACGACCGAGGGCTTCGCGCGCGGCAGGGCGGTCATCGAAGCGGTGGACGGTTCGGGTGAGCCCGTGGTGATCGCCTTTCAAAATGAGAACCTCACGGCGTACCGCGGGGAGGAACTGCTCGCGATCGTTCCCGATCTCATCTGCATCGTCGACCACGAGACGGCAGAGCCGATTACGACGGAGGGGCTGCGCTACGGCCAGCGGGTGCGCGTGCTCGGCATCTCGACGCCCGACCTCATGCGCACCCCCGAGGCGCTCGACACGTTCGGGCCGAGCGCCTTCGGACTCACTGAGACGTTCGTACCCGTCGAAACGCTCTCCGGCGCTCCGATCGCTGGCGCAGCGGGCGGTGCCGCGGACGGTGCCGCGGCTCCCGTCCGGTAG